The following coding sequences are from one Streptomyces venezuelae window:
- a CDS encoding adenosine deaminase: MTSQTHTTGHTDREKPSAEQIRRAPKVLLHDHLDGGLRPGTVVDLARENGYEGLPETDPDKLGIWFREAADSGSLERYLETFAHTCAVMQTKDALKRVAAECAEDLAEDGVVYAEIRYAPEQHLEQGLTLEEVVEAVNDGFREGERRAKENGHRIRVGALLTAMRHAARALEIAELANRYRDAGVVGFDIAGAEAGFPPTRHLDAFEFLKRENNHFTIHAGEAFGLPSIWQALQWCGADRLGHGVRIIDDIEIADDGTVRLGRLASYVRDKRIPLELCPTSNLQTGAATSYAEHPIGLLRKLHFRATVNTDNRLMSGTSMSREFEHLVGTFGYSLDDMQWFTVNAMKSAFIPFDERLAMINDVIKPGYAELKSEWLFRQTVSTSASVGS, from the coding sequence ATGACGAGCCAGACACACACGACCGGTCACACGGACCGTGAGAAGCCCAGCGCCGAGCAGATCCGCCGCGCCCCGAAGGTGCTCCTCCACGACCACCTCGACGGCGGCCTGCGCCCCGGCACGGTCGTCGACCTCGCCCGCGAGAACGGGTACGAGGGACTGCCCGAGACCGACCCCGACAAGCTCGGGATCTGGTTCCGCGAGGCGGCCGACTCCGGCTCCCTGGAGCGGTACCTGGAGACCTTCGCCCACACCTGCGCGGTGATGCAGACGAAGGACGCACTCAAGCGCGTGGCCGCCGAGTGCGCCGAGGACCTCGCCGAGGACGGTGTCGTCTACGCCGAGATCCGGTACGCCCCCGAGCAGCACCTGGAGCAGGGCCTCACCCTCGAAGAGGTCGTCGAGGCCGTCAACGACGGCTTCCGCGAGGGCGAGCGGCGCGCGAAGGAGAACGGCCACCGCATCCGCGTCGGCGCCCTCCTCACCGCGATGCGGCACGCCGCCCGCGCCCTGGAGATCGCCGAACTCGCCAACCGCTACCGCGACGCGGGCGTCGTCGGCTTCGACATCGCGGGCGCCGAGGCCGGGTTCCCTCCCACCCGCCACCTCGACGCCTTCGAGTTCCTGAAGCGCGAGAACAACCACTTCACGATCCACGCGGGCGAGGCCTTCGGCCTGCCGTCGATCTGGCAGGCCCTGCAGTGGTGCGGCGCCGACCGCCTCGGCCACGGCGTACGCATCATCGACGACATCGAGATCGCCGACGACGGCACCGTCCGTCTCGGCCGCCTCGCGTCGTACGTACGGGACAAGCGCATCCCGCTGGAGCTCTGCCCCACCTCGAACCTGCAGACGGGTGCCGCCACTTCCTACGCGGAACACCCCATCGGGCTGCTGCGCAAGCTGCACTTCCGTGCGACGGTGAACACCGACAACCGTCTGATGTCCGGCACCAGCATGAGCCGCGAATTCGAGCACCTGGTCGGCACGTTCGGCTACTCGCTCGACGACATGCAGTGGTTCACGGTCAATGCGATGAAATCAGCATTCATTCCTTTCGATGAACGACTGGCCATGATCAATGACGTGATCAAGCCCGGCTATGCCGAGCTGAAGTCCGAATGGCTGTTCCGCCAGACCGTCTCGACCAGCGCTTCTGTCGGGAGCTGA
- a CDS encoding ATP-binding protein → MKQSAAKSLGVAALGAAFAAAGAGAANAAPAVADPAAALGPVSSVVPAAGATQSLAAGQNALGSGLNAAEPVLGNATSPKPGGPTSPVSGLLGGLPTGGTGLNGLPLG, encoded by the coding sequence ATGAAGCAGTCTGCCGCCAAGTCCCTCGGTGTCGCCGCTCTCGGCGCCGCATTCGCCGCCGCGGGCGCCGGTGCCGCGAACGCCGCCCCCGCCGTCGCCGACCCCGCGGCCGCACTCGGCCCCGTCTCCTCCGTGGTCCCCGCCGCCGGCGCCACCCAGTCCCTCGCCGCCGGGCAGAACGCCCTCGGCAGCGGCCTGAACGCCGCCGAGCCCGTCCTCGGCAACGCCACGAGCCCCAAGCCGGGCGGCCCCACCTCCCCGGTCTCCGGTCTGCTCGGCGGCCTGCCCACCGGCGGCACCGGCCTCAACGGCCTGCCGCTCGGCTGA
- a CDS encoding PspC domain-containing protein, whose translation MAALARPTHGRMIGGVCAALAKRFGTSATTMRVIFVVSCLLPGPQFLLYIAMWILLPSESKARQAW comes from the coding sequence ATGGCCGCCCTTGCCCGCCCCACCCACGGCCGGATGATCGGCGGAGTGTGCGCAGCTCTCGCCAAGCGCTTCGGCACGTCCGCGACGACGATGCGCGTGATCTTCGTGGTCTCGTGCCTGCTGCCCGGCCCGCAGTTCCTGCTCTACATCGCGATGTGGATCCTGCTGCCCTCGGAGAGCAAGGCGCGCCAGGCCTGGTGA
- a CDS encoding VanZ family protein: MRQGSGGHSAAIRFRAAGGLLLVAHLLLVGWITLRPLDVPWVSAANVEPLAGIKADLALGGVQAARRIGESVLLLAPLGVLLPLAGGRLEVSPWGSLVRTVAAGAMLSLGIELLQTGVPGQVVDIDSLLLNTFGVAVAHVAVVPAARARLRRGGDGRPRVPLPREDTSQGPTPTIPRVGIAP, encoded by the coding sequence GTGCGTCAAGGCTCGGGCGGCCACAGTGCCGCCATCCGCTTCCGTGCGGCGGGGGGACTCCTCCTCGTCGCACATCTTCTGCTCGTCGGGTGGATCACGCTGCGCCCGCTGGACGTCCCCTGGGTGAGCGCCGCGAACGTGGAGCCGCTCGCCGGTATCAAGGCGGATCTGGCGCTGGGCGGTGTGCAGGCGGCCCGCCGGATCGGCGAGAGCGTGCTGCTGCTCGCCCCGCTGGGTGTGCTGCTTCCGCTGGCCGGCGGCCGGCTCGAGGTCTCGCCGTGGGGTTCGCTGGTGCGCACGGTCGCCGCCGGGGCGATGCTGTCGCTCGGCATCGAGCTGCTGCAGACCGGGGTGCCCGGTCAGGTCGTCGACATCGACTCGCTGCTCCTGAACACCTTCGGGGTGGCCGTCGCGCATGTCGCCGTCGTGCCCGCGGCCAGGGCCCGGCTCCGTCGCGGTGGTGACGGGAGGCCCCGGGTGCCCCTTCCCCGGGAGGACACGTCTCAGGGTCCGACCCCGACGATTCCCAGGGTCGGTATCGCACCGTAG
- a CDS encoding sensor histidine kinase: MTKPHDKLRGWAAARKAILAGLRFTSLRLRLVVVFGLVALTAAVSASGIAYWLNREAVLTRAQDAALKDFRQQMQNRAGALPADVSQAELQATAEQMANSSQRYSVLLVAEKKGGGQLVGYSDLDAFTLAKVPASLQQAVNKKQPLTSGNKSPYHLYWQRTADHGTPHLVGGAKVIGGGPTGYMFKSLEPEAKDLSSLGWSLAIATGLALIGSALLAQAAATTVLKPVHRLGVAARRLGEGKLDTRLRVSGTDELADLSRTFNRTAENLEKKVADMSARDEASRRFVADMSHELRTPLTAITAVTEVLEEELDAETGSVDPMIEPAVRLVVSETRRLNDLVENLMEVTRFDAGTARLVLDDVDIADQITACIDARAWLDAVELDAERGIMVRLDPRRLDVILANLIGNALKHGGSPVNVSVRLEDAQLVIAVRDHGPGIPEDVLPHVFDRFYKASASRPRSEGSGLGLSIALENAHIHGGEITAANSPEGGAVFTLWLPRDGGDAAAEGGQA, from the coding sequence GTGACCAAACCGCACGACAAGCTCCGCGGCTGGGCCGCGGCGCGCAAGGCGATACTGGCGGGTCTGCGTTTCACGAGTCTGCGGCTCCGGCTCGTCGTGGTGTTCGGGCTCGTGGCGCTCACGGCGGCGGTCTCCGCGTCCGGCATCGCGTACTGGCTCAACCGTGAGGCGGTCCTGACGCGCGCGCAGGACGCGGCGCTGAAGGACTTCAGGCAGCAGATGCAGAACCGTGCGGGCGCGCTGCCCGCCGACGTCTCGCAGGCCGAACTGCAGGCGACCGCCGAGCAGATGGCGAACAGCAGCCAGCGCTACAGCGTGCTCCTGGTCGCCGAGAAGAAGGGCGGCGGACAGCTCGTCGGCTACTCCGACCTGGACGCCTTCACGCTCGCCAAGGTGCCGGCCTCGCTGCAGCAGGCGGTGAACAAGAAGCAGCCGCTGACGTCGGGCAACAAGAGCCCGTACCACCTGTACTGGCAGCGGACCGCCGACCACGGCACCCCGCATCTGGTGGGCGGCGCCAAGGTGATCGGCGGCGGCCCGACCGGTTACATGTTCAAGTCCCTGGAGCCGGAGGCGAAGGACCTCAGTTCGCTGGGCTGGTCCCTGGCCATCGCGACGGGGCTCGCGCTGATCGGCTCGGCGCTGCTCGCGCAGGCCGCCGCGACGACCGTGCTGAAGCCCGTGCACCGGCTGGGTGTCGCGGCGCGGCGGCTCGGCGAGGGGAAGCTGGACACGCGGCTGCGGGTGTCGGGGACCGATGAGCTCGCGGACCTGTCCCGTACGTTCAACAGGACCGCGGAGAACCTGGAGAAGAAGGTCGCCGACATGAGCGCCCGCGACGAGGCGTCCCGGCGCTTCGTCGCCGACATGTCGCACGAGCTGCGCACCCCGCTGACCGCGATCACCGCCGTGACGGAGGTCCTCGAGGAGGAGCTCGACGCGGAGACGGGGTCCGTGGACCCGATGATCGAGCCGGCCGTACGCCTCGTGGTGAGCGAGACCCGCCGCCTGAACGACCTCGTGGAGAACCTCATGGAGGTCACCCGCTTCGACGCGGGGACCGCGCGCCTCGTCCTGGACGACGTGGACATCGCCGACCAGATCACGGCGTGCATCGACGCGCGTGCCTGGCTGGACGCGGTCGAGCTGGACGCCGAGCGCGGCATCATGGTCCGACTCGACCCGCGCCGCCTGGACGTGATCCTGGCGAACCTCATCGGCAACGCCCTCAAGCACGGCGGCTCCCCGGTGAACGTGTCGGTCCGCCTGGAGGACGCGCAGCTGGTCATCGCCGTGCGCGACCACGGTCCCGGTATCCCCGAGGACGTGCTGCCGCATGTCTTCGACCGGTTCTACAAGGCGTCCGCGTCCCGGCCGCGGTCCGAGGGCAGTGGCCTCGGGCTCTCCATCGCGCTGGAGAACGCGCACATCCACGGCGGCGAGATCACCGCCGCCAACTCGCCGGAGGGCGGCGCGGTCTTCACGCTGTGGCTGCCGCGCGACGGCGGGGACGCCGCCGCGGAAGGGGGCCAGGCGTGA
- the afsQ1 gene encoding two-component system response regulator AfsQ1: MPSLLLIEDDDAIRTALELSLTRQGHRVATAATGEDGLKLLGEQRPDLIVLDVMLPGIDGFEVCRRIRRTDQLPIILLTARSDDIDVVVGLESGADDYVVKPVQGRVLDARIRAVLRRGEREANDAATFGSLVIDRAAMTVTKNGEDLQLTPTELRLLLELSRRPGQALSRQQLLRLVWEHDYLGDSRLVDACVQRLRAKVEDVPSSPTLIRTVRGVGYRLDTPQ; this comes from the coding sequence GTGCCTTCCCTGTTGCTGATCGAGGACGACGACGCCATCCGGACGGCCCTGGAGCTTTCGCTGACGCGCCAGGGGCACCGGGTGGCCACCGCTGCCACCGGCGAGGACGGTCTGAAGCTGCTCGGCGAGCAGCGGCCCGACCTGATCGTGCTGGATGTGATGCTGCCGGGCATCGACGGCTTCGAGGTGTGCCGTCGCATCCGGCGCACCGACCAGCTGCCGATCATCCTGCTGACCGCGCGCAGCGACGACATCGACGTGGTCGTCGGTCTGGAGTCAGGCGCCGACGACTACGTGGTCAAGCCCGTGCAGGGGCGGGTCCTCGACGCCCGGATCCGTGCCGTGCTGCGGCGCGGTGAGCGCGAGGCGAACGACGCGGCGACGTTCGGTTCGCTGGTCATCGACCGGGCCGCGATGACGGTCACGAAGAACGGCGAGGACCTGCAGCTCACGCCCACCGAGCTGAGGCTGCTCCTGGAGCTGAGCCGCAGGCCGGGGCAGGCCCTGTCGCGGCAGCAGTTGCTGCGTCTGGTGTGGGAGCACGACTACCTCGGCGACTCGCGGCTCGTCGACGCGTGCGTGCAGCGGCTGCGCGCCAAGGTCGAGGACGTGCCCTCGTCGCCGACCCTGATCCGTACGGTGCGCGGCGTCGGATACCGGCTGGACACGCCTCAGTGA
- a CDS encoding SigE family RNA polymerase sigma factor: MNTLHSTSSSAVVTRLHDVGRGSEKSGAVSGRGCARGTGRQHTGFMTVVDRAHGGAAYGEGSGERKSLSEAEFTAYVQERRASLYATAYHLTGDRFEAEDLLQSALFSTYRAWDRISDKAAVGGYLRRTMTNLHISAWRRRKLNEYPTEELPETVGDTDAMRGTELRAVLWQALARLPELQRTMLVLRYYEGRTDPEIADILDISVGTVKSSIWRSLRRLREDEVLSFGRDEEESFGELVA, from the coding sequence ATGAATACGCTGCACAGCACCAGCTCGAGCGCAGTTGTCACGCGTCTCCACGACGTCGGACGGGGGTCTGAGAAGTCCGGTGCCGTGAGCGGGCGGGGGTGCGCTCGCGGCACCGGGCGTCAGCACACCGGGTTCATGACGGTGGTTGACAGGGCTCACGGGGGAGCCGCGTACGGGGAGGGCTCGGGGGAGCGGAAGTCCCTGTCGGAGGCGGAGTTCACCGCCTACGTACAGGAACGACGCGCCTCCCTGTACGCAACCGCCTACCACCTGACCGGCGACCGGTTCGAGGCCGAGGACCTGCTGCAGAGCGCCCTCTTCTCGACGTACCGGGCCTGGGACCGGATCAGCGACAAGGCCGCGGTCGGGGGCTACCTCCGCCGCACCATGACCAATCTGCACATCAGCGCGTGGCGCCGCCGCAAGCTGAACGAGTACCCGACCGAGGAACTGCCGGAGACGGTGGGCGACACGGACGCGATGCGCGGCACGGAGCTGCGCGCGGTTCTCTGGCAGGCCCTGGCCCGCCTCCCCGAACTGCAGCGCACGATGCTCGTGCTCCGCTACTACGAGGGCCGTACGGACCCCGAGATCGCGGACATCCTCGACATCAGCGTCGGCACGGTGAAGTCCAGCATCTGGCGGTCGCTCCGCCGGCTGCGCGAGGACGAGGTCCTCAGCTTCGGCCGTGACGAGGAGGAGTCCTTCGGCGAGTTGGTCGCCTGA
- a CDS encoding uridine kinase, with product MGSHPPIPTRVVLLTGPSGSGKSSFAARSGLPVLCLDDFYKEAGDPTLPLVPGSSDIDWDSPDSWDADVAVAAIEELCRTGRTNVPVYDISVSARVGQEALDIERTPLFVAEGIFAADIVERCRELGVLADAICLRGRPSTTFRRRLLRDLREGRKSVPFLLRRGWRLMREERAIVARQTALGAHPCAKDEALGRVAAAAAGRCVKARAQAST from the coding sequence TTGGGTTCCCATCCCCCGATACCGACCCGCGTCGTGCTGCTGACGGGCCCCTCCGGCTCGGGGAAGTCGTCGTTCGCCGCCCGCTCGGGACTGCCCGTGCTGTGTCTGGACGACTTCTACAAGGAAGCCGGCGACCCCACGCTGCCGCTCGTGCCGGGCAGTTCGGACATCGACTGGGACTCCCCGGACTCCTGGGACGCCGACGTGGCGGTCGCCGCGATCGAGGAGCTGTGCCGGACGGGACGCACGAACGTACCGGTGTACGACATCTCCGTCAGCGCACGCGTCGGGCAGGAGGCCCTGGACATCGAGCGCACGCCGCTCTTCGTCGCCGAGGGCATCTTCGCGGCGGACATCGTGGAGCGGTGCCGGGAGCTCGGCGTGCTGGCCGACGCGATCTGTCTGCGGGGGCGGCCCTCGACGACGTTCCGGCGGCGGCTGCTGCGGGACCTGCGGGAGGGCCGCAAGTCCGTGCCGTTCCTGCTGCGGCGCGGCTGGCGGCTCATGCGGGAGGAGCGCGCCATCGTGGCGCGGCAGACCGCGCTGGGCGCTCACCCCTGTGCGAAGGACGAGGCGTTGGGACGGGTCGCCGCGGCGGCGGCCGGCCGGTGCGTGAAGGCGCGGGCGCAGGCCTCCACGTAG
- a CDS encoding MDR family MFS transporter produces MNQRTEPTAPTTAQETSPAPPETPDPPSRLAVLGLLLGIILATLDGTIVGTALPTIVGDLGGLGHFSWVVTAYLLTAAVSTPIWGKIGDLYGRKGSYLTSITVFLVGSVLCGLAQNMEQLIAFRALQGLGAGGLFVGAMSLMGTLLTPAQAGRSQSMIGVMLPVAMIGGPLLGGFLTDHLDWRWVFYVNVPVGAVALLLVGLLVRLRGERSTARIDCAGAALLTAGILALTLLGTWGGTTYDWLSPQIGGLALLAAASLAAFARVERRAPEPVVPPRLFRDRNFTLAQVLTFLAGAAMMGAASYLPQYMQFVRGMSSTESGLLLLPLMLGMMGAQLYIGRAVGKGGGYRAYPIAGGAVATVGALALLTVDVGTATAVPSALTFVLGAGLGCLMQPSLLITMNSAELRDMGAASGTNALLRTIGGSLGVAVLGSVYTGRLTDTLTEHLGRNGDRLAGGELTPALLNDLPEPARDAFRAGVTGGLHGVMTGTAVLCVLALATAWLIREVPLRTEREPAVPAD; encoded by the coding sequence ATGAACCAGCGCACGGAGCCCACCGCACCCACCACCGCCCAGGAGACGTCCCCCGCACCGCCCGAAACCCCGGACCCGCCCTCCCGGCTCGCCGTCCTCGGCCTGCTGCTCGGCATCATCCTGGCGACGCTCGACGGCACCATCGTCGGCACCGCCCTCCCGACGATCGTCGGCGACCTCGGCGGGCTCGGACACTTCTCCTGGGTCGTGACGGCCTACCTGCTCACCGCCGCCGTCTCCACCCCCATCTGGGGCAAGATCGGCGACCTGTACGGCCGCAAGGGCAGCTATCTGACCTCGATCACGGTCTTCCTCGTCGGCTCCGTGCTCTGCGGACTCGCGCAGAACATGGAGCAGTTGATCGCTTTCCGCGCCCTCCAGGGGCTCGGCGCGGGCGGCCTCTTCGTCGGCGCGATGTCCCTCATGGGGACGCTCCTGACACCCGCGCAGGCGGGCCGCTCGCAGTCCATGATCGGTGTCATGCTGCCCGTCGCGATGATCGGCGGGCCGCTCCTCGGCGGCTTCCTCACCGACCACCTCGACTGGCGCTGGGTCTTCTACGTCAACGTGCCCGTCGGCGCGGTCGCGCTCCTGCTCGTCGGCCTCCTCGTCCGGCTGCGCGGCGAGCGCAGCACCGCCCGGATCGACTGCGCGGGCGCCGCTCTCCTGACGGCGGGCATCCTGGCGCTGACGCTGCTCGGCACCTGGGGCGGCACGACGTACGACTGGCTGTCGCCGCAGATCGGCGGTCTCGCACTGCTCGCCGCGGCCTCGCTCGCCGCCTTCGCCCGCGTGGAGCGGCGCGCGCCCGAGCCGGTCGTCCCGCCCCGCCTGTTCCGCGACCGCAACTTCACGCTCGCGCAGGTCCTGACCTTCCTGGCGGGCGCGGCGATGATGGGGGCGGCCAGCTACCTGCCGCAGTACATGCAGTTCGTCCGCGGCATGTCGTCGACGGAGAGCGGCCTGCTGCTGCTCCCCCTGATGCTGGGCATGATGGGCGCCCAGCTGTACATCGGCCGGGCGGTCGGCAAGGGCGGCGGATACCGGGCGTATCCGATCGCGGGCGGCGCCGTCGCCACAGTGGGCGCCCTGGCGCTCCTGACGGTGGACGTGGGCACCGCAACCGCCGTGCCCTCCGCCCTGACGTTCGTCCTCGGCGCGGGCCTCGGCTGCCTGATGCAGCCCTCACTCCTGATCACCATGAACAGCGCGGAGCTCCGCGACATGGGCGCGGCCAGCGGCACCAACGCGCTGCTGCGCACCATCGGCGGCTCGCTCGGCGTCGCGGTCCTCGGCTCTGTCTACACCGGCCGCCTGACCGACACCCTCACGGAGCACCTGGGCCGGAACGGCGACCGCCTCGCGGGCGGCGAACTGACCCCCGCACTCCTGAACGACCTCCCCGAACCGGCACGGGACGCCTTCCGGGCCGGGGTCACCGGCGGCCTGCACGGCGTCATGACCGGCACAGCCGTCCTCTGCGTACTCGCGCTCGCGACGGCATGGCTGATCCGCGAAGTACCGCTGCGCACCGAGCGGGAACCCGCGGTGCCCGCCGATTAG
- a CDS encoding NADPH-dependent FMN reductase — protein sequence MTASTSRPAALRVAILVGSTREGRFAPVVTRWIKGHLDQREDMDVDVIDLAETPLPSVLPAFGAPPEPATAEALALVSPRLAAADAFVFITPEYNHSYPASLKNAIDWHNEQWHAKPIGFVSYGGLSGGLRAVEHLRVVMAELNAATIRNTVSLHNAWGSFDEEHGITEPASDAAVKTMLDQLAWWALALRDAKAVRPYAA from the coding sequence ATGACCGCATCCACTTCCCGCCCCGCCGCGCTCCGCGTCGCGATCCTCGTCGGCAGCACCCGCGAGGGCCGCTTCGCACCCGTCGTCACCCGCTGGATCAAGGGCCACCTCGACCAGCGCGAGGACATGGACGTCGACGTCATCGACCTCGCCGAGACCCCGCTCCCCTCGGTCCTGCCCGCCTTCGGAGCGCCGCCCGAACCCGCCACCGCCGAGGCCCTCGCGCTGGTCAGCCCGCGCCTGGCGGCGGCCGACGCCTTCGTCTTCATCACGCCGGAGTACAACCACAGCTACCCGGCGTCCCTGAAGAACGCCATCGACTGGCACAACGAGCAGTGGCACGCCAAGCCGATCGGCTTCGTCTCCTACGGCGGCCTCTCCGGCGGCCTCCGCGCGGTCGAGCACCTCCGGGTCGTGATGGCCGAGCTGAACGCCGCGACGATCCGCAACACCGTCAGCCTGCACAACGCCTGGGGCTCCTTCGACGAGGAGCACGGGATCACGGAGCCGGCGAGTGACGCCGCGGTCAAGACCATGCTCGACCAGCTCGCGTGGTGGGCGCTCGCGCTGCGCGACGCGAAGGCCGTGCGCCCGTACGCCGCCTGA
- a CDS encoding TetR/AcrR family transcriptional regulator: protein MAAQKKAEPEITLWERLERPTAAQRTALTPQKIAEVAVKVADAEGFAAVTMRRLAAELGVAPMAAYRHVSGKDDLYALMVDRVTAEVVVPEDVTGWREVLRAYAVGSRHLMLAHPWLAQLPTPHFALTPNRMALADRQLAALENHGLDSDTIMTAFRTVGAYVHGVSQSEVALRQYMQDNNWTSGEEARAGLAPQMMYLMGTGRYPAYRRYALGAGRKDDADWQFETGLDCVLDGIAVRLGLESRA, encoded by the coding sequence ATGGCAGCACAGAAGAAGGCCGAGCCCGAGATCACGCTCTGGGAACGCCTGGAGCGCCCGACAGCCGCGCAGCGGACCGCGCTGACGCCGCAGAAGATCGCGGAGGTCGCGGTGAAGGTCGCCGACGCCGAGGGCTTCGCGGCGGTCACCATGCGCCGCCTCGCCGCCGAGCTGGGCGTGGCCCCCATGGCCGCGTACCGCCATGTCTCCGGCAAGGACGATCTGTACGCGCTGATGGTCGACCGGGTCACCGCCGAGGTCGTCGTCCCCGAGGACGTGACCGGCTGGCGCGAGGTGCTGCGCGCGTACGCCGTCGGGAGCCGCCACCTGATGCTGGCGCACCCCTGGCTCGCCCAGCTCCCCACGCCGCACTTCGCCCTGACGCCGAACCGGATGGCCTTGGCCGACCGGCAGCTGGCGGCGCTGGAGAACCACGGCCTGGACTCCGACACGATCATGACGGCGTTCCGCACCGTCGGTGCGTACGTGCACGGCGTCAGCCAGTCGGAGGTGGCGCTGCGCCAGTACATGCAGGACAACAACTGGACCAGTGGTGAAGAGGCGCGCGCCGGACTCGCGCCGCAGATGATGTACCTGATGGGCACCGGCCGCTACCCGGCCTACCGGCGCTACGCACTCGGTGCGGGCCGCAAGGACGACGCCGACTGGCAGTTCGAGACGGGCCTCGACTGCGTCCTGGACGGCATCGCGGTCCGGCTCGGCCTGGAATCGCGGGCGTGA
- a CDS encoding aldehyde dehydrogenase family protein, protein MSDRLSVFKTYKLYVGGKFPRSESGRVYEVTDSKDNWLANAPLSSRKDARDAVVAARKAQAGWAGRTAYLRGQILYRVAEMLEGRKEQFVREVAEAEGLSKSKAAAVVDAAIDRWVWYAGWTDKVAQIVGGGNPVAGPFFNLSSPEPTGVVTVVAPRQSSFLGLVSVIAPVIATGNTAVVIASEDSPLPALSLGEVLATSDLPGGVVNILSGRTAEIAPSLAAHQDVNAIDLAGVEDAVLAKELEAAAADNLKRVVRPQPVDWSADPGTHRLTAFLETKTVWHPTGSLGASGSAY, encoded by the coding sequence ATGTCTGACCGTTTGAGCGTCTTCAAGACCTACAAGCTGTACGTGGGCGGTAAGTTCCCGCGTTCCGAGAGCGGCCGGGTGTACGAGGTGACGGACTCGAAGGACAACTGGCTGGCCAACGCCCCGCTCTCGTCCCGCAAGGACGCGCGTGACGCGGTCGTCGCCGCGCGCAAGGCGCAGGCCGGCTGGGCAGGCAGGACGGCCTACCTGCGCGGTCAGATCCTCTACCGCGTCGCGGAGATGCTGGAGGGCCGCAAGGAGCAGTTCGTCCGCGAGGTCGCCGAGGCGGAGGGCCTGTCCAAGTCGAAGGCCGCCGCTGTGGTGGACGCGGCGATCGACCGCTGGGTCTGGTACGCGGGCTGGACCGACAAGGTCGCCCAGATCGTGGGCGGCGGCAACCCCGTCGCGGGCCCCTTCTTCAACCTCTCCTCGCCGGAGCCGACGGGCGTGGTGACGGTCGTCGCCCCGCGGCAGTCGTCGTTCCTCGGCCTGGTCTCGGTGATCGCCCCCGTGATCGCGACGGGCAACACGGCCGTGGTGATCGCGAGCGAGGACTCCCCGCTTCCCGCGCTCTCCCTCGGCGAGGTGCTCGCCACCTCCGACCTGCCCGGCGGCGTCGTGAACATCCTGTCGGGCCGTACGGCGGAGATCGCCCCGTCGCTCGCCGCGCACCAGGACGTGAACGCGATCGACCTCGCGGGCGTCGAGGACGCCGTCCTGGCCAAGGAGCTCGAGGCCGCCGCGGCGGACAACCTCAAGCGCGTCGTCCGTCCACAGCCTGTGGACTGGTCGGCCGACCCCGGCACGCACCGCCTGACGGCCTTCCTGGAGACCAAGACGGTCTGGCACCCCACGGGGTCGCTGGGCGCGTCCGGCTCGGCGTACTAG